From Anopheles funestus chromosome 3RL, idAnoFuneDA-416_04, whole genome shotgun sequence, a single genomic window includes:
- the LOC125770708 gene encoding collagenase-like, which translates to MKSALLLFLLGCVLSASETVALRCNPTENANVTANGRPAYAGQFPHHALLVVSFGEEETRHCSGALVDERHVVTVAQCVAGSSSVQVHLGSNCLLADEDDQFRYVFNAVEYTVREGYDTETFVNDVAVVRFTDETVRLPPWVRPARLPETDEDQYVGQEVVTSGFGLMNYGTETAADGLQYMRLVVLELDVCQEEFNFITPDTGRFCAQEATHERNCVSDVGSPLVLKEKRLHEYVLLGLTSFGQKFACNSGNPGALQEMRNHASWVKEVMSQAK; encoded by the coding sequence ATGAAGTCTGCTCTGTTACTGTTCCTGCTGGGATGTGTCCTATCCGCTAGTGAAACAGTCGCGCTCCGATGTAATCCAACGGAAAATGCGAACGTAACCGCTAATGGCAGACCTGCCTATGCCGGCCAGTTTCCACACCACGCTCTGCTGGTGGTAAGCTTCGGTGAGGAGGAAACGCGTCACTGCAGTGGAGCCCTGGTTGATGAACGACACGTAGTTACCGTGGCACAGTGCGTTGCTGGTAGCAGTTCCGTCCAGGTACATCTCGGCTCGAACTGTTTGCTGGCGGATGAAGACGATCAGTTCCGGTACGTGTTCAACGCTGTGGAGTACACCGTACGTGAAGGGTACGATACGGAAACGTTTGTGAATGATGTAGCAGTGGTTCGATTTACCGACGAGACGGTAAGACTGCCGCCCTGGGTACGACCTGCTCGTCTGCCGGAAACGGATGAAGATCAGTACGTCGGACAGGAAGTTGTCACGAGCGGATTTGGATTGATGAACTACGGTACGGAAACTGCAGCTGATGGGCTGCAGTACATGCGGCTGGTAGTGTTGGAGTTGGACGTGTGTCAGGAGGAGTTCAATTTTATCACTCCCGATACGGGACGGTTTTGTGCTCAGGAAGCGACGCACGAGCGAAACTGTGTCAGTGACGTCGGAAGTCCACTGGTGCTGAAGGAGAAACGGTTGCACGAATACGTGCTGCTCGGTTTGACCAGCTTCGGACAGAAGTTTGCCTGCAACTCTGGTAATCCTGGTGCATTACAGGAGATGCGCAATCATGCCTCGTGGGTGAAGGAAGTAATGTCTCAAGCGAAGTAA
- the LOC125770646 gene encoding protein lethal(2)denticleless — protein MNSVLNLRNRESGSGFSCQYDAPLCRLLVQEGDSWKGITPSAFTADYNPSPPILAAKFSKCSGMEHILAIANEDGKIALHDTNFINKAPGGEEALEGVQCHFNAVFDIEWMPGEMKLVTASGDHTAKLWVLAESDMVSTQTFRGHTRSVKTVAFRRDDSAVFATGGRDGAILIWDIRAQVGLNMTPRMDNCIYSGHAGGPGTPASHRKRTRQTPKIPAQGCSSSITGLAFQDGNTLISCGAGDGVVKVWDTRRHYTTHQREPMPKYSFSYAGTTTLKGFTNLVIDERRHRLYVNCMDNHIYCYNISSYDRKPVQRYGGFQNGTFYVKAALSSDGQYLISGSSDERCYIWNVDNPNPLLKLSGHSAEVTSVAWMQSDRDVRIVTCSDDARHKVWRIGPDEMDSDEMQQLRGTAQYCDSYRSDHAEKLRLKSLEYTPRSVRGLMQRNETTPSTQEDLNRTPKASGAGLKMWASTLSAGATASERAAKRSFSELAETDGQHCLPAKRPYREEGRGRRLFSPANSKSSYSFKALEIASSSSTSRSLNVILEASDELTVGLSPCKSPLATADLNVRSPDQSLAQRCASPTLNLILPNFVLDGEAPHLVNVLAASGGSESGNRSSFSGGATIGEGSGQAGCGAVKRKLKDHIDWLTKIRKQKQLQIAKGIENSYSAALEKASAAASQLLSPRLQQLKSCDEGAGGDGNHHAQEHNSLTSSTETPTTPRRRSSWAWSNGSPHESGDDTGHRAVARTTPRSRRYSLHGMRGLPSVSSESTSIRRFLTVTTPTSRTNAQASS, from the exons ATGAATTCAGTGTTGAATTTACGAAACCGCGAGTCGGGCAGCG GTTTCTCCTGCCAGTACGATGCTCCCTTATGTCGGCTGCTCGTCCAGGAAGGGGACAGTTGGAAAGGTATTACGCCATCCGCATTCACGGCGGATTACAACCCCTCGCCACCGATTCTGGCAGCCAAGTTTTCCAAGTGCAGTGGAATGGAACACATTCTGGCGATTGCAAATGAGGATGGCAAGATAGCGCTGCATGATACGAACTTCATAAACAAGGCACCGGGCGGTGAAGAAGCACTAGAAGGAGTACAGTGCCACTTCAATGCAGTGTTTGACATCGAATGGATGCCGGGTGAAATGAAGCTGGTGACGGCTTCGGGAGATCATACGGCGAAACTGTGGGTGCTGGCAGAATCCGATATGGTCAGCACGCAAACCTTTCGCGGTCACACGCGATCGGTAAAGACGGTAGCATTTCGGCGCGACGATTCGGCAGTTTTCGCCACGGGTGGCAGGGACGGTGCCATACTGATCTGGGACATTCGGGCACAGGTTGGGTTGAATATGACACCACGGATGGATAATTGCATCTACAGTGGACATGCCGGTGGACCGGGCACGCCAGCGTCGCACCGGAAGCGAACGCGCCAAACGCCAAAGATTCCAGCACAAGGGTGTAGTAGCAGCATTACCGGGTTAGCCTTCCAGGACGGTAATACATTGATATCGTGTGGTGCAGGTGATGGTGTGGTGAAGGTGTGGGATACAAGGCGCCATTACACCACCCACCAGAGGGAACCGATGCCAAAGTATAGCTTTTCGTACGCCGGCACTACGACGCTCAAGGGCTTTACCAATCTCGTCATTGACGAAAGGCGGCACCGATTGTACGTGAACTGTATGGACAATCACATCTACTGCTACAATATATCCTCGTACGATAGAAAACCGGTGCAGCGGTACGGTGGGTTTCAGAACGGAACGTTCTACGTTAAAGCTGCACTTAGCTCGGACGGCCAGTATCTGATCAGTGGCTCGAGTGACGAACGTTGCTATATCTGGAACGTGGACAATCCGAATCCACTGTTGAAACTGTCGGGCCACTCGGCGGAAGTGACCAGTGTAGCCTGGATGCAGAGTGATCGTGACGTGCGCATAGTGACCTGCAGTGACGATGCGCGTCATAAGGTGTGGCGGATCGGACCCGACGAGATGGATtcggatgaaatgcagcagcTACGCGGTACGGCACAGTATTGTGATTCCTATCGTTCGGATCATGCAGAAAAGCTTCGTTTGAAATCGCTCGAATACACGCCAAGATCCGTGCGGGGGCTTATGCAGCGTAACGAAACGACACCGAGCACGCAGGAAGATTTAAACCGTACTCCGAAAGCATCCGGTGCCGGCCTGAAGATGTGGGCGAGTACGCTCAGTGCCGGTGCGACCGCTTCCGAACGGGCGGCAAAGCGAAGTTTCTCCGAGCTAGCGGAAACGGACGGTCAACACTGTCTGCCAGCAAAACGACCGTATCGCGAGGAGGGTCGTGGCCGTCGGTTGTTCAGCCCAGCAAACTCGAAATCATCGTACAGCTTTAAGGCTCTTGAAATTGCATCCAGTTCCTCCACCTCGCGTAGTCTTAATGTGATTCTGGAAGCGTCCGACGAGCTGACCGTTGGTTTATCACCCTGTAAATCTCCGCTAGCCACCGCTGATCTAAACGTACGCTCACCGGACCAATCACTGGCGCAACGATGCGCATCACCAACGCTAAACCTAATCCTGCCCAACTTTGTACTGGACGGGGAGGCACCACATCTAGTGAACGTGCTCGCTGCATCCGGTGGTAGCGAAAGTGGTAACCGATCGTCCTTCTCCGGTGGTGCCACGATCGGTGAAGGTTCCGGCCAGGCCGGTTGTGGTGCCGTAAAGCGTAAGTTAAAGGACCATATCGATTGGTTGACAAAGATACGAAAGCAGAAACAGCTACAGATAGCCAAAGGCATCGAAAACAGTTATAGTGCGGCGCTGGAGAAAGCCTCCGCAGCAGCATCACAGCTTCTTTCGCCACGACTTCAGCAGTTGAAATCGTGCGACGAGGGAGCGGGTGGGGACGGTAATCATCACGCTCAGGAACATAATTCGCTCACAAGCAGTACCGAAACACCGACAACACCGCGAAGACGCTCCTCATGGGCTTGGAGTAATGGGAGTCCGCACGAGAGTGGAGACGATACAGGTCATCGGGCCGTTGCAAGAACAACGCCAAGAAGCCGACGATATTCATTACACGGAATGCGAGGACTACCATCGGTTTCGTCGGAATCTACTTCTATCAGACGGTTCCTAACGGTAACAACACCTACCAGCCGAACAAATGCCCAAGCGTCTAGCTGA
- the LOC125770701 gene encoding L-seryl-tRNA(Sec) kinase, protein MPRICLNVLVGIPGSGKTTYCQQIVALPRRQFEVVHVCYDSYIKIDVNYDKFRDVKGLYKVYRQKLLSYVEMIILSFKENDQSKLNEVVARWSKQFENELHISSNAMISDVVLLIDDNNYYRSMRREWQKIASKLAIGYLETYFDTALSTAIQRNRERPQPIDEQIINQMWMRLEKPNGKLYQREEDVITVQENVEYDRVVGQIEYCLEHPQEHSAVPKTVAEPMEQSEVHKTDIILRKLISKKMVEAKDSMSKQELQFFAKILQERKRRILEQIRKSELNVTEELMNSAVEELF, encoded by the coding sequence ATGCCTAGAatatgtttgaatgttttggtGGGCATTCCAGGCTCAGGAAAAACTACATACTGCCAACAAATTGTTGCATTACCTCGCCGCCAGTTCGAAGTGGTGCATGTGTGCTATGATTCGTACATTAAGATCGATGTTAATTACGACAAGTTTCGAGATGTAAAAGGCTTGTACAAGGTGTATCGACAGAAGCTTCTATCGTACGTGGAAATGATTATACTGAGCTTCAAAGAGAACGACCAATCAAAGCTAAACGAAGTTGTAGCACGTTGGAgtaaacaatttgaaaatgagTTGCACATTTCGTCAAACGCTATGATTTCAGATGTTGTGCTTCTTATCGACGATAATAATTATTACAGAAGCATGCGACGGGAATGGCAAAAGATTGCTAGCAAACTTGCCATCGGCTATTTAGAAACTTATTTCGACACTGCTCTTTCCACTGCAATCCAAAGAAATCGAGAGCGACCTCAACCCATCGATGAGCAAATTATTAATCAGATGTGGATGCGGTTAGAGAAACCGAACGGGAAGCTTTATCAACGTGAGGAAGATGTTATTACAGTTCAGGAAAATGTCGAGTACGATCGTGTTGTTGGGCAAATAGAATATTGCTTGGAACACCCACAAGAACATTCTGCAGTACCGAAGACGGTAGCAGAACCCATGGAGCAATCGGAGGTTCATAAGACAGACATTATTTTACGGAAACTTATATCAAAGAAAATGGTCGAAGCGAAAGATAGTATGTCGAAGCAAGAACTCCAATTCTTCGCTAAGATATtgcaagaaaggaaaaggcGTATATTGGAGCAAATCCGGAAAAGCGAACTAAATGTAACAGAGGAGTTGATGAATAGTGCTGTTGAGGAGCTATTCTAA
- the LOC125770739 gene encoding mitochondrial import inner membrane translocase subunit Tim10B, giving the protein MDYELRNIKDFLQLYNKITDMCFNACVDNLYGRDLTREEVSCADNCVLKFTNVNQRLLKVYVGVQSDINQRRMAEVEAQQAKMMAEAQQQQQQQEQQQAALQSTPEMTGVSNSAEPTVA; this is encoded by the exons ATGGATTACGAACTGCGAAAT ATCAAAGATTTTCTGCAGctttacaacaaaatcacCGACATGTGTTTCAATGCATGCGTGGACAACTTGTACGGCCGTGATCTGACGCGCGAGGAAGTATCCTGTGCCGACAATTGTGTTCTTAAGTTTACCAACGTAAACCAGCGATTGCTGAAGGTTTATGTTGGTGTGCAGTCAGATATAAATCAGCGAAGGATGGCGGAGGTGGAGGCACAGCAGGCGAAAATGATGGCCGaagcacagcagcagcaacaacagcaggaacAGCAACAAGCAGCACTTCAAAGTACACCTGAAATGACTGGTGTTTCTAATTCTGCGGAACCAACCGTGGCATGA
- the LOC125770663 gene encoding lethal(2)neighbour of tid protein 2 has product MGKIPANSPKAVLNRKENQSLFSKIRKEYISITFAKSLIFDPARLPLISILILAAELVLNVFVVQNVRYTEIDWKAYMQECEGFLNGTTDYSLLRGDTGPLVYPAGFVYIYSALYFLTSHGTNIRLAQYVFIGIYLLQLVLVLRLYCKSRKIPPYVMVITIFTSYRIHSIYVLRLFNDPIAILFLYAALNAFIDGRWTLGSVMLSLGVSVKMNILLFAPAILLLYITNLGWLKTGLQLTVCGMIQLILGAPFLLTHPWQYLKGSFDLGRVFEHKWTVNYRFLEQEMFESKMFHLALLGLHLTLLVVFASPCYKYFQNYCRLRHLEIMLMPQIEAQNRAEKEKQKKAKKSQNQALPASKENKKEEKLTEDQEMFLKSFEKGIKKMSGKQQQQQQQQKVERAAEEADKAAANSATNKFSIHFDRSTQLALLPIFLSNFIGIVCARSLHYQFYVWYFHSLPYLTWYTEYTNSLKFLLLLLLEFCWNTYPSTVLSSLVLHTCHLILLVGIGRKMFRRIPDLAQFSKTE; this is encoded by the exons ATGGGGAAAATTCCAGCCAACTCACCCAAAGCGGTGTTAAATAGGAAGGAAAATCAAAGTCTGTTCTCTAAAATTCGTAAGGAGTACATTAGCATAACGTTTGCCAAATCGCTAATCTTCGATCCCGCCCGGTTACCCTTGATCTCGATACTAATTTTGGCCGCTGAGTTGGTGCTAAACGTGTTCGTTGTGCAAAATGTGCGGTACACCGAGATCGACTGGAAAGCTTACATGCAGGAATGTGAGGGTTTTCTCAATGGAACAACCGATTATTCGTTGTTACGAG GTGATACCGGTCCGCTAGTTTACCCTGCCGGATTTGTCTACATCTACAGTGCACTGTACTTCCTCACATCGCACGGCACCAACATTCGCTTGGCACAGTACGTGTTTATTGGCATCTATCTGCTGCAGCTCGTGTTAGTGCTGCGACTTTACTGCAAAAGTCGTAAGATACCACCATATGTGATGGTCATTACGATTTTCACCTCCTACCGGATTCACTCCATCTACGTACTGCGGTTGTTCAATGATCCGATTGCGATCTTGTTTCTGTATGCAGCACTGAATGCATTCATCGATGGTCGTTGGACACTCGGAAGTGTGATGCTAAGTTTGGGCGTTTCGGTAAAAATGAACATACTACTCTTCGCTCCGGCAATTCTGCTGCTGTACATAACCAATCTGGGATGGTTGAAAACGGGGCTCCAACTGACGGTGTGCGGAATGATACAGCTTATCCTAGGGGCACCCTTCCTTCTTACCCATCCCTGGCAGTACCTCAAGGGAAGCTTCGATCTTGGCCGTGTGTTTGAGCACAAGTGGACGGTGAACTATCGATTCTTGGAGCAGGAGATGTTTGAGAGTAAAATGTTCCATCTCGCACTGCTAGGACTACATCTTACGTTATTGGTGGTGTTCGCCTCACCATGCTACAAATACTTCCAAAACTATTGCCGCTTGCGCCATTTGGAAATTATGCTCATGCCTCAGATAGAGGCACAAAATCGTgctgaaaaggaaaagcagaAGAAGGCCAAGAAATCTCAAAATCAGGCACTGCCAGCCtcgaaagaaaacaagaagGAAGAGAAACTAACAGAGGATcaagaaatgtttttgaagTCTTTCGAAAAAGGCATTAAGAAGATGTCtggcaagcagcagcagcagcaacaacaacaaaaggttGAACGTGCTGCCGAGGAAGCGGACAAAGCAGCAGCTAATTCAGCAACGAACAAATTTTCGATTCATTTCGATCGATCCACCCAACTCGCCCTGCTTCCAATCTTTTTGTCAAACTTTATTGGTATAGTGTGTGCTCGCAGTTTGCACTACCAGTTCTACGTATGGTATTTTCATAGTTTACCGTACCTCACCTGGTACACCGAGTATACTAATAGTTTGAAATTTCTGCTACTTTTGCTGTTGGAATTTTGCTGGAACACTTACCCAAGCACAGTACTGAGCAGTCTCGTTCTCCATACGTGCCATTTGATATTGCTAGTCGGAATCGGAAGGAAGATGTTCCGTCGAATTCCGGATCTTGCGCAGTTTAGTAAAACGGAGTAA